From Pseudomonadota bacterium:
AGGCGGGCGCCTGGGCCATCACCATGCCGCCTTCGCCCTTGATCGCACGCACCCCCAGCGTGCCGTCGCTGCCCGTGCCCGAGAGCACCACGCCGATGGCTCGCTCGCGCTGGTCCCGCGCGAGCGACCGAAAGAAGAAGTCGATGGGCATGCGCTGGCCGCGCGGCGCGGTGGGCGCCAGCAGCTGCAGCGTGCCGTTCAGAAATGCCATGTCGCGGCCTGGCGGGATGATATAGGCGCAGTTCGGCCGCACGGCCATGCCGTCCTCGACCTCGAAGACCTGCATGCGGGTGTAACGCCGAATGATCTCGGTGAGAATGCTCTTGTGGTCGGGGGCGAGGTGCTGCACCAGCACGAAGGCCATCCCCGGTTCGGCGTTGGTGGGTATGGCGGAAAAGAAGGACTCGAAGGCCGCCAGGCCTCCCGCCGAGGCGCCGATACCGACGATGGGGATCCCGGCGCTGGGCCTCGAGACGGGCCTCCGCAGCTCGGCTGCGCCTGCTTCCACTGCGGCTGGTTCCACTGCAGAGAGAGCGCTGGCGCCCGTCGCCGGCTCGGGCGGCCTTGCCTCGGGCGCGGATTGCCTTGAGGCTGCCAACTGCCCCTTCGGCTGATTCGCCCCCTTCGGCCCATCCGCGTGTCGGGGCATATCGAGTCGCTCCAGTCCGGCCTAGCTCGCTCGGATCATTCGCTTCATGGCAACCGCCGGACCAAGTGGGAGTGAGAGCCTACGCTGTGTCAAGGTGTTTCCGGCCGGCTCAGGGTCGGCTCCTTAGCGCGAGGGGTTGCCACCCTGCGGTGGCGCTCAATCGCTCCAGGGCGTGAGGAAGCCGCCAAGACCGATGATATGCGTCAGCTTGGTCGTGGCCGCTTCCGACTCGACTTCGAGCCGGTAATAGAGCTCGAGCTCGATCTTCCAGACCTCGAGCTGCGGCCCGAGGGTGAGGCGCCACTTTCGGGTCGGCGTGCTGGCGAGCAGGTTCAAGGCGAGGAAGTGCTCTGCCGAGAGCGTCGGCCGAAGGCGCTTGGTGAGCCTATACTTCGCACCCACCAGGTTGCGGAGGGTGGGCCGGTTCTGCAGCTCGCCGTCGCGATTCCACTCCCACTCGTCTTGGAAGCGCAGGCGGTACTTGAGGCGGAGCTTGGCCGCCTTCGCCGATAGCTGGCCGTCGACGAAGAGCCGGTGGCCGAACTCGAAGGCGCCACGCTTGTCGCGTTCGTAGATGAAGCGATAACCACCGGAGAAGCTCAGCCAGTCGGCCGGGCGGTGGCCGAGCTCCACCTGCGGCAGCAGGCTCTTCGCGCGGCTCAGGTGCTCGTCCAGTCTGAGCTGGGTCGAGAGCGCGAGACTGAAGCGGCCAGGCAGCGCGTGACCGAGGCCGGCCTCTAACCAGCTTTCGACGGAGTGCGTCGTCTCAGCGGCGGCGAGGCCCGGGCTGAGCAGGGCGAGCAGCCCTGCGGCGAGCCAGCAGCGCCGGCATGACCTCGCTTCCATCAGGGCTTGGCCCTTCCTGCGTCACGCGTGGCTGCTGATTGGCCTCCGGGGCGGCTGGAGCCTGCTCTACGCCGCTCGTGGCAACCCCCGGTGACCAGGAGCTCGGCGGTATCGCGAAGCAGGTCGATGCTGTTGACGCGGTAGTCGAGCAGGTCGATGCCGAGACGATCGCGCAGATCCGCGCGAAGCTCGTCCTCGCGGCCCGGTTGCAGCAGCTCGAGCTTGTCGAAGACGACGAGCCGGCTGTCCGCCTTGGTCGAGAAGGGCAGGTACTCGAGGACGGCTGTCAGGCCGACGATAGCGCTGTTGATGAACGCCAGCTCGGCGACGCTGACCTTCTTGTTGGCGACCGCGTTGAGAATCGCGAGGCCGAGCACGATGAAGAGGTAGGTCAGGTCGCGCACGGCGATCGCTTCGGTGCGGTAGCGCAGCACCCCGAAGACGGCGAACAAGCCGAGGGCGAACCCCAGATCGACGGGGACCTTGCGCAGCAGCACGCAGATCGCGAAGGTGATGATGTTGAGCATGACGCACGAGAACGCGAAGTCTCGCCGGGCGTGCAAGCGAAGGTACACGAGCCTGATCACGAGCCAAACGAAGAAGAGGTTGAACGCCATCCGGACGACGAGCCTGCTGAAGTCCGTCGCGTCGAAGATGTGTTCCATGCCGAAGAGCTCAGCCATCGATGACCTCCTGCAGGGCGCGCAGTCGCGGTTTGAGGCGATGGGCACGTACGCCGTGATTCAGCGCCATGATGCCCAGGCAGTACTTGCTCGCGCGCGCCTGGCCGGCGCCACGGGCGCGCAGGGCCTGCATGGCCAACGAGCTCGTGCAGAAGCGCGGCTGCTTCACCTCCGCGATCACGGCCTCGCCGAAGGAGCAGACCTCTCCCTGCCAGCAGACCCTCAGGTCGAGGTCGAAGGTCACGCGCTCCACTGCCGCGCGGCCGATCAAGGTGATGCGCCGGTACTCGACCAGGAGTGTGGGCTCGAGCGCGACCCGCGAAGGCGCGATGGCCTCGTCGACGAAGCGCCGAGCGGCGCCGTCGATCTGCGCCGTACCGTAGTCGACCTGGCGGCGCAGCTTGTCGGTATGGCCGGGCCGTTGCGTCCGCTTCACCTCGAGGAAGGTGAGCGCGCGATCGTGGTAGTGACGCAGACGAACCTTGAAGCGGCGGCGCCGCCCGCGACGGTGGTCGTGAAAGAGCATCAGGTCGCGCGTGTCGAAGTAGAGCGACGCGTAGGCGCCCCAGGGGGCCCGAGGCGGCGCGAGCAACTCGAAGGAGGACGAGAGATCGCTCAGCACCGCGTGCAGCTTGCGGCGCCCGAAGAGGAACTTGGTATCCACGCGTCGTTGCAGCGCGCGCGAGGCCGCCAGCTCCGCGCCGACCCGGGCGTAGCCAAGGAGCAGGGCGAGCTCGGGTCGCTGCTGCAGGGGTGGCGCGGGCAGCAGCTCAGGCCGCAGGCTGTGAAGCGCGTCGTTGGGCGAGCGAGGCGTCGTCATGGCGCTGGCTGGGGCGCCGCTAGCGCCTCGCTCACGCGGGCACGGCGCGTCGCGAGGTGGGCTACCAGACCCTGCTCGCCGTCGATCGACTGCCGGAAGGCTCGCGCGGAGGCGATGGTCGAATGGCTGGCCTGCTCTCCCTGGTCGCCGACGACATGGGGCTCAATCAGACTGTGAAGCTCGCGCAGGCGCGCGACGGCGCTCTCGGGCTCGAAGAGCCCACCAAGCGCCTCGAGCAGCAGGTCACGGTAGCGCTGCAGGTAGGTTGGATCGGCCAAGGTGCGGCTGATCAGTGGCCAGCTCGATCCCGCGCTGGTGTGAAACATCTCGGCATAGGCGTTCGTCTCGGCCGTTGGTGGCAAGGGGCCGGCAGCGCCCGCGCCGCCGTCAGCGATGGCGTTGCCCCTGACCCTCAGCGCCTCGTTGTGATCCCAGGGAATCCAGCGCAGCGCGCCGCTCTTGGCGGGATCGCCGTAGAGATAGTAGTTATGCGCCATCTGGCCATAGCTGTCCCAGTTCTGCATCGCGGTGTTGACGGCGAGCCAGCGCAGGAAGGCGTCGACGTCGAAGGTCGCCTCGAGCGCCGCGCGCCAGGCCGGAGCGTCGCGCTGATCGGCGAGTAGCGCGGACACCGCGGCCTCTACATCCGACCAGTCTTCGCTGGCTTCGTGGTTCTTCTTCACGAAGCCTGCCTGATCGAAGCGAGTCCAGTCGGCGCCGGACCCGTCCGGCTTGTAGAGGTTGCCGTCGTGGCTCCCCAGCTGCGAATCGAGCATCGCTCGGTCTGAGGGGTCCTCGATCGCGGTGTACAAGCCCCAGTACTCCGGACCCGCGCCGACATCGACCGAGATCCGATAGAAGGCGCAGCGCGCCGCCGGCAGGCCACGGTCGCGGAGCAGCTCGCTGGCGAAGGCCTCACGAAGCTGGGCGTCGTCGGCATAGTTCGAGGCAAAGGTCAGCTCCTTGAAACCGTAGAAACGCTGATCCTCGAGCTCGGGGTGCTCGGAGGCGTACTTGTCGAAGTGTAGGCGAAAGGGGAGCTTGCCGTTGCCTTGCGCATAACTCGACGCCAGGGAGGAGTTGCCCTTGTAGCGCATGCCGAC
This genomic window contains:
- a CDS encoding DUF2490 domain-containing protein, with the protein product MEARSCRRCWLAAGLLALLSPGLAAAETTHSVESWLEAGLGHALPGRFSLALSTQLRLDEHLSRAKSLLPQVELGHRPADWLSFSGGYRFIYERDKRGAFEFGHRLFVDGQLSAKAAKLRLKYRLRFQDEWEWNRDGELQNRPTLRNLVGAKYRLTKRLRPTLSAEHFLALNLLASTPTRKWRLTLGPQLEVWKIELELYYRLEVESEAATTKLTHIIGLGGFLTPWSD
- a CDS encoding DUF4956 domain-containing protein, coding for MAELFGMEHIFDATDFSRLVVRMAFNLFFVWLVIRLVYLRLHARRDFAFSCVMLNIITFAICVLLRKVPVDLGFALGLFAVFGVLRYRTEAIAVRDLTYLFIVLGLAILNAVANKKVSVAELAFINSAIVGLTAVLEYLPFSTKADSRLVVFDKLELLQPGREDELRADLRDRLGIDLLDYRVNSIDLLRDTAELLVTGGCHERRRAGSSRPGGQSAATRDAGRAKP
- a CDS encoding VTC domain-containing protein, coding for MTTPRSPNDALHSLRPELLPAPPLQQRPELALLLGYARVGAELAASRALQRRVDTKFLFGRRKLHAVLSDLSSSFELLAPPRAPWGAYASLYFDTRDLMLFHDHRRGRRRRFKVRLRHYHDRALTFLEVKRTQRPGHTDKLRRQVDYGTAQIDGAARRFVDEAIAPSRVALEPTLLVEYRRITLIGRAAVERVTFDLDLRVCWQGEVCSFGEAVIAEVKQPRFCTSSLAMQALRARGAGQARASKYCLGIMALNHGVRAHRLKPRLRALQEVIDG
- a CDS encoding CotH kinase family protein: MDHPERKRRFGRSATSGAAALLALCSCGGSTRPEGWTSATHGKDTPPNYALLFSTSEVHAIEIVIKDSDFRAMQDDLAGLFGDRGGVPPGGREPPPQAPQAPQAPQAPQAPQALEACAGLAEDQACAVTVPQALQGTCRRLNADLLCLPAGDLPGAGERPAGGALSLTSQDPIYVPVEVRHGGHQWSSVGMRYKGNSSLASSYAQGNGKLPFRLHFDKYASEHPELEDQRFYGFKELTFASNYADDAQLREAFASELLRDRGLPAARCAFYRISVDVGAGPEYWGLYTAIEDPSDRAMLDSQLGSHDGNLYKPDGSGADWTRFDQAGFVKKNHEASEDWSDVEAAVSALLADQRDAPAWRAALEATFDVDAFLRWLAVNTAMQNWDSYGQMAHNYYLYGDPAKSGALRWIPWDHNEALRVRGNAIADGGAGAAGPLPPTAETNAYAEMFHTSAGSSWPLISRTLADPTYLQRYRDLLLEALGGLFEPESAVARLRELHSLIEPHVVGDQGEQASHSTIASARAFRQSIDGEQGLVAHLATRRARVSEALAAPQPAP